The following proteins come from a genomic window of Populus nigra chromosome 6, ddPopNigr1.1, whole genome shotgun sequence:
- the LOC133697534 gene encoding mitotic spindle checkpoint protein MAD2 yields the protein MASRTVAKDIITLRGSAAIVSEFFGYAANSILYNRGVYPEESFVKVKKYGLPMLLTQDEGVKSFIANLNAQLSEWLEAGKLQRVVLVIMSKATNEVLERWNFSIETDAEVVEKGLSREKSDKEIMREIQAIMRQIASSITYLPCLDEPCVFDVLAYTDKDVTVPFTWIESDPKLIANPQMVKLHSFDTKIHKVDTLVSYKNDEWDEQ from the exons ATGGCATCCAGAACGGTTGCAAAAGACATAATTACTCTCCGTGGTTCTGCAGCGATTGTTAGCGAGTTCTTTG GATATGCAGCAAACAG TATACTTTACAATCGAGGGGTTTATCCGGAAGAGAGTTTTGTGAAAGTGAAGAAGTATGGGCTCCCAATGTTGCTTACTCAAGATGAAGGTGTTAAATCCTTCATTGCTAACCTGAATGCACAGTTATCAG AATGGCTGGAAGCTGGGAAATTACAGAGGGTTGTTCTGGTGATAATGAGTAAGGCCACGAATGAGGTCCTAGAGAGGTGGAATTTCAGTATTGAGACTGATGCGGAGGTTGTGGAGAAAGG ACTGTCAAGGGAAAAGAGTGACAAAGAAATTATGAGAGAGATACAGGCAATCATGCGTCAGATTGCATCAAGCATTACTTACCTGCCATGCCTTGATGAACCTT GTGTTTTTGATGTGTTAGCGTACACTGATAAAGATGTTACAGTCCCATTCACCTGGATTGAGAGTGACCCTAAACTTATTGCCAATCCACAAATGGTGAAATTGCATTCTTTTGATACCAAG ATACACAAGGTCGACACTCTTGTTTCGTACAAGAACGATGAGTGGGATGAGCAGTAG